The genome window TCAACGTTTTGGCCGACTTTGATCCTATTATACCGGAAAATTACCAGGATTGCGAATATCTTATGTTGGGTAACCTTACGCCACAGGTGCAGCAGACTGTAATTAACAGGCTAAAAAATCGCCCGAAAATGATTGTGATGGATACCATGAACTTTTGGATGGATATAGCGTTAGATGATTTGCTGGCTACCATTAAAATGGTTGATTTATTAACTATTAATGATGCTGAGGCGCGCCAGCTTTCGGGCGAATACTCGTTGGTGAAAGCAGCCAATAAAATCCTGACTATGGGGCCTAAATACCTGATCATTAAAAAAGGAGAGCATGGTGCATTGTTGTTTGGTGAGGGTAAAATATTTGCTGCGCCTGCTTTGCCGCTAGCCGAGGTATTTGATCCAACCGGCGCGGGAGATACTTTCGCAGGGGGCTTTATTGGTTATATGGCGAAAATTGGCACTGTAAATTTCAATAACATGAAAAATGCGATCATTTTCGGTTCAGCGCTGGCATCTTTTTGTGTTGAAAAATTCGGTACGGAAAAGATCGTAAATCTTTCGCAGGAAGAAATTGCCGCAAGAGTACAGGAATTTGTGAGTTTATCTAAGTTTGAAATCGCTTAATAAAAGCATCTTTAACCCTTCGTAATCTTTTATAGAATTTAAATAGGCCTAACATTAACGTGGGCCTATTTTTTTTGTACCGAATGTGCCGGGGCAGTGATATGAGAATCCGGTATTATGATGGCACAATAAGTCAAAAAACTTCGTTTAAACAGGGTTAATACTGCCGGGAAAAATTTTACAATAAACCCTTTGAAATGAACAACTTAATTGGTTAACTTAGTGTAACCAATTAATGCCAAATCTTAGTAAAAGGAGGTTATTATGAAAAAAGTTGTAAAAACTGATCAGCCAGCTAAAGCTGAGATCATTTCAGAAGTGCGTGTTAATCAAAATTCGTCACAAAAAACATACCTGCAACACAAAGCTTTTGACCATTCACACGGGAGGGTAAACAAAACACCTTTCGGTATTAACCATGAACCAGGCTGCTTTTGATCATTTCTTAAGTCTGGTAAAGTATTGCTTTTTTAGTTTATTTGTGATCATTCAGACCGCAATACGGAAGAGAATGGGATGTTTTTCCGGTATATGCGTAACAATTATTAGGCTTGTATCTGCTACGTTAAAGGCTGGGATTAAACCAGAAAGTTAGGCTTTTCTTTTTTTACCGCTCCACTTTTCTATCATGGTTATAATTTCACCCAGTTTCATGGGTTTGCTTAAGTAGTCATTCATGCCCGCTTTCAAACACGCTTCGCGATCCTCTGTCATTGCATTTGCTGTCATAGCAATAATAACAGGCTGATCAATAAGATGCTGGCGTATAAACCCGGTAGCCTCAAGTCCGTCCATTTCCGGCATTTGGATGTCCATCAGTATCAGATCATAGTTGTGTTTTGAAACCGCATCAAGTACCTCGTGCCCGTTTTTCGCCACGTCCGGATTGTATCCCATTTTTTGAAGAATATGTAAGATTACTTTTTGGTTTACAAAATTATCTTCAGCAATTAAAATATCCATCGGATGTCGTTCAGCCATTTCTTTTGATAGCTGGCTACTAACCGGCTGCATTTCATGGGGTGCTGTTGTAATGTCCTTTAATTGTTCAATAATATGCTTGTAAAGCGCATGGTGTTTTACAGGTTTAGTAAGTATTACATTAAATAAACCGGCATCGTTTCTAATTTGTTCGTTACCAATTGAACTTAACAAAATTAAACGCATAGCGGGTTTAACACTTCTAATCTTCTTAGCCAGTTCAACGCCATTCATACCCGGCATATTCATATCGGAAATAACAAGATCAAACGTTTTTCCTGAGTTTAAAATATTTAAAGCCTCGCCTCCCGATTCAGCAACTAAGGGGGTAAACTGCCATTGTTTGAGCTGGATTTCTAAAATGCTTCGATTGGTAGCGTTGTCATCTACAATTAAAATGGTTTTACTTTTTAGATCCTCCAAATTCAGGTTCACATAAGTACGCTCGGTTCTGTTCCCCGGACGTGCGTTGATGGTAAAACTAAATACGGTTCCTAAGCCTGTTTTACTCGTTACATTAATAGCGCCGCCCATCAGCTTAACTAATTTCTCACTTATAACAAGCCCAAGGCCGGTGCCCCCGTACTTCCGTGTAGTGCTTGAATCAATTTGTGAGAAAGCTTTAAACAATCTGCTTAATTTATCTTTGGGGATACCTATTCCGGTATCACGGATAGTAAATTCCAATACAAGTTCTTTCTCATTGCTTTTCAAGGCTTTTACGTCAATAAATATTTCGCCGCGCGTGGTAAATTTCACCGCATTACCTACCAAATTAATTAACACCTGCCCCAGCCGTAATGAATCGCTAATAATACGGGCTGGTATATTGGGTGCTATTTGGTAAACCAGGTCGAGATTTAACGCTGCCACCTTGCCCGAAAAAATATCCAGCACGCTCTCCACACATTCACGTAAATCAAAATCATGCTCCTCCAGCTCCATGTGGCCGGTCTCTATCTTGGTAAAATCCAAAATATCATTAATAACCTTTAACAGTGCATCACCGCTACTTTTTATGGTTTCTGTATAATCTTGTTGCTCAGCCGTGAGTTGCGTATTTGACAGCAAAGTCGCCATCCCAATAACCCCGTTCATTGGTGTTCTTATTTCGTGGCTCATGGTTGCCAAAAAAACACTTTTCGCTTTATTGGCATTTTCAGCTTCTTCCTTCGCAGCTTCCGCCTCTTCTTTTGCTTTCTCGGCAGCCTCCCGCGATTTGCGTTCCGAGATAGTTAACTGTGCCAGGCTTTCAGTGCGATCCTTAACCTGCTGTTCCAAAACACCTTTTTGTTTCTTAATTAATCTTACCCGGTATTTGAACAAGCCATAAATTGCCGCAATGATTAAAACTGAACCCAATATTTCAAACCACCAGGTCAGCCAAAATGGCGGCACAATAGTTATCTCTAACGGCGAAGTTATCTGCGACCATACACCATCACTATTTTTATATTTTAATTTTACATGGTAGGTGCCGGCGGGTAAATTAGTGTATGATGCCGTATTTTTACTGCCTACAAAATTCCAGTCATCATCAAAACCCTCAAGTTTATAAGCATATTGTTTCCTGTCTGTTGAAGAATAATCTAATGAAGCAAACTCAAATGAAAATACAGACTGTTTGTATGATAGTTCTAAACTGCGTGTATCTGTAATATTTTGCTTTAGAGGAGACGGATCCTTGCTGTTTTGCGCCACAGTTACGGGCTTATTAAATACCTGGAAACCGGTAATAACCAATGGGGCAAAGCCTGCTGACTTTTTAATATTTTGAGGAAAAAATACATTAAATCCGTTAACCCCGCCGAAATACAGCTTACCATCGTCAGCTTTTAACGCCGAGTGGGGTTTAAATTCATCATCCTGAATACCATCTTCAGTGTTATAATTGGTAAAAGATTTTTCGGCGGTATTGAACCTTGTTATGCCTCCATTTGTACTTATCCACAATATCCCATCTGTATCTTCTCTTATTGCATATATAATATCGCTTGGTAGGCCATCCTTTTTAGTAAAAATTGTAAACCTCCCGCTTTTGGGATTAAAAAGATCAAGTCCTGATAAAGTCCCCAACCACAATCTATTTTTGCTATCTTCAAAAATTTCAGTTACGCCGTTATTGCTGATGCTATTTCTTGTCTCGTCATGTTTAAAGTGAGTGAATGTGTCATTCTTGCGGTCTAAAAGTTCCAATCCGGCATCTGAAGTCCCTATCCATAAATTCCCTGCTTTATCTTCAAATAACGAGTAAATCCTGTCGCTGCTCGGTCCGTTTTTATTATTAATATTGTATTTATAGTGTTTGAAAATGCCGGTAGCATGATCATAAAAATCCAAACCATCATTAAACAGGCTTAACCAGGTATTCCCATCCCGGGTATGCAGCATGTAATAAACATTATTACCTCCTATTCCCTGTGGCCTGGCGGGATCTTTTTTAAAGTTTTTAAAAGTGCCGATTTTAGAATCAAAAACACTAGCGCCATCACCCCAGGTACCTATCCATATTTTGCCATCTTTATGCTGCCTTGATACTAAAACATAATTGCCGGTTATTCCATTTTTTCCAGCCGCAGGCTTCTTGTAATTTTTGAATGTGCCTGTTATAGGGTTAAATTGGTTGAGTCCACCTCCATCCGTTCCTATCCAGATATTCTTATTCCTGTCTTCAGAAATGTCAAGCACATAATTATTTGATAAGCTATGAGGCGATGAGTTATGCCTGTACAACTTAAAATTTGATGTGGATTTTTTAAATAAATTAATACCGCCAGCAAAAGCACCTACCCACATATTTCCCGATGCATCTTTGCAAATACCATAAATGGAGTTCCCTATAATACTGTTGTTATCAATCTCATCATGGAGGTACGTATTAATTTTTCCTGTTTCCCTGTTTAAAATACACAATCCGCCGTTTTCAGTCCCTATCCAAAGGTTTCCGTTTTCATCATTATTAAGGCTGTAAATGGCATTACTTGAAATGGTCCCCGGCGAGGCATCGCTGTGCAGGTAATGTTTAAAAGCATTCTTTTCCCTATCGTATACATAAAGACCATCTTCCTGGGTTCCTATCCATAAATGCTTTTGTTTATCCTCAAAAATGCAGGTAATATTTTTTGCGGCAATACCATTTAACGGATTAATTCCCAATAACTTTGAAAAGGTATTGTTCTTCCTGTTGTAAAGATTTAATCCGCCTACTGCTGTCCCCACCCACAAATTATCCTGCGAGTCAATATATATGGTACGGGCGTTATTATCGCTTATGCTTGTCGAATCATTGTCAATGTGCATGTGATGCTGGAAACCACCTTGCTTTATATTATAACGATCAAGCCCGCCGTTTTGCGTCGCCACCCATAGAATGCCATTTTTGTCAATTGCTAATCGATTAACCAGGTTGTTAGACAAACTTTTGGAGTCCTGATCATTGTGTAAATATCTTTTAAAGCGACCGCTAAGTCGATCGTACATGTTAAGCCCCCCTTGTGTCGCCAACCATATATTACCGTTATGGTCCTCAACAAGGTCGGTGATCATGTTGTTACTTATCGAGTTTGTGTCTCTTGAGTTGTTGCGGAAAGTAATGAATTTATAGCCATCGTAACGGTTAAGTCCATTCCTGGTTCCTATCCACATAAAGCCGCGGCTGTCTTGCCTGATGCAATTTACATTGATTTGCGAAAGCCCCTCGCGCGAACCCATGTGCTCAAACTTCAGGCTCTCATTTTGTGCGTAACCAATACGGGGCATTATTAAGAAAACAAAAGCCAGCAAAAAGCCTGTCACCTTCACCGGTTTGTATCGCTTGGCATTCGCATTAACTGATGGCATACACAGATGAATCAGAAGATTGATTCGTATTTATTGGTTTATACAAACCATGTGTACGATAACTTTAATTTAAAGTTCGCTTAAAATGGGGAATATTGAAAAAAAGTTGGGAACAGTCTGTAAACTGTCGACTTCCTAATATTAACGTTTACCCATCGCCTGGTAAAGCTCCGCAGTTAATAAACCGCTTCCTCCACCGTAATGCTGTACTATGAGTATTTGAGGCTTTAATGCTTTAAAAGCATCGCACAACCTTTGTTCACTTTCTTCTTCTATCCCACCTCCAAGCAAAACCAGGTTAAATTCCTGCGTACTAAATGCCAGTACGGCTTCATCATCTGTGCACACTCCTGTCGCATTCCATTCAGGATTGTTGTTTATTAACCGCACTACGGTTTGCAGGATTTCAGGATGCCTTCCTATTGTCAAAATTTGTGTCTTCATATTTTTTTTGGGGGCGGGGATCAGAATTAAGAAGGCGAAGGTTTCTGGCCTGTCGCCTTCTTAGTCTAACCTTAAAATTCCATTGGTACTTCCATCAACAAAAACTCAGTGTCAGTTTCGGCCGTGATATTGAATTTATCTGTATTCCAAATCCCGAAGCCATCGCGGGTATTTAACAGCTGGTCATTTATCTTTAGGCCACCATTTAAAACAAATACATACACGCCATTACCTTCCCCTTTTATGGTGTATTCACTACTGATACCTTTGTCAAACTTACCTAAATGAAACCAGGCATTCTGGTGGATCCAAACACCGGCATCATTAGCATCCGGGGACAGGATTTGCTGTAATTTATTATGCCTGTCTTCCAAATTCAAAGTGATCTGGTCATACCGGGGCTCAACATTTTTTTTATTGGGATAAACCCATATTTGTAAAAACTTTACACGCTGCTCTCCGTCCTTATTGTATTCGCTGTGATAAATACCCGTGCCGGCACTCATCGCCTGTATGTCGCCATTTTTTATAACAGCAACATTGTTCATGCTGTCTTTATGTTCCAGGTCTCCTTCAAGCGGAATGGAGATAATCTCCATGTTGTCGTGCGGATGTTTGCCGAAGCCCATCCCTCCGTCAACTGTATCATCATTCAATACCCGCAAAGCGCCAAAGTTCATTCGCTCAGGGTTATAGTATCCTGAAAAGCTAAATGAATGATAACTGTTAAGCCAGCCATGATTTGCATGTCCACGGGTTTCGGCTTTATGTAATACGGTATGTGCCATTGTTATTTCCTTCTGTTATTTTTTACACAACAAAGGTAAGGCGGTTGCTATTAACGAAAGATGATGTAGGTTAAGAAATGCGATAAGGTACGCAGTATATTTAAATTTGTACTTATTAAAAACAGGCTTGCATTAAGCCTGAAATACCGGCTATGGCTTCCTTAGCAACGCGCTTCTCATCCTGCTAAAAAACTCCGGCGTTACACCTATATATGATGCTATTTGTTTTTGAGGCAGATGATCAATAAGGGTGGGATAACGCTTGCAAAAAATACTGTAACGTTCCTCTGCGGTTAGGCTCATGTTATCAACTATCCGCTGCTGATTAGCCACTAATGAATTTTCTGTAAGGATGCGAAAAAAACGTTCAAACTTGGGTACTTCGTGGTATAGCTTTTCCTGGTTTATTTTTGACAGAACGATGGCTTCGGTATCTTCAAGCGCTTCTATATTAAGAATTCCGGGCTTTTGCGAGATCAGGCTATACATATCAGCCATCCACCAATCAGCGGGAGCAAAGCTTAACACGTGCTCTACACCGTTTTTATCTACTGTAAAACCGCGCAAACAGCCATTAGTTACAAAAACCGAGTTTTTACAAATTTCGCCTTCATTAAGTATAAATTGTTTGCGTTTGATATTTTTTGGGCGAAGCAGCGAAATGAATTTTTCTTTTTCTGTATCATCCAGATGAATATACTTGTCAATATTTTTAAGCAGCAGATCGAACATCGGGCGGTTTTTTTGGTAAGTTAAAGATTCAAAACAAGCGTTTAACATTGGAATATTATTTCAATACCCAATAGCCTATCCTCGTTAAGTCTTTAGCGTTTTCTGCTCATTTTGCAGCATTATCAATGCCTTTGCAGCCCTAACCTTGCGGGTATCTTCCTGCTTGGCTGAACCCACCCAATCACAATAGCCTTGTTTGTACGATTTTGAAAGTGCTTCAAAAAAAACTTTTGCCTTTTTATCCGCCACTAACAACAGCTCTAATTCCGCTGGTGTACCTTCAATATGTTCGCCTTTTTTTAGCATATTCTTTTAAATAACGGCTAAATATAAGCAGCGCCATGCTAAATCTATAAAAATGTTTCTGTCACTATAATATCAACGCCTTCATTTCATCTTTTGCTCCCTGTCCCCAATTTTTCATCAACTGTTTAAGCGTATTATAAAGGGCCATTCTATTCACCGGCTTGCCTTTTTTTGGTATGGTCATGGCTTTGGGCTCTATGGTCATATCTGTTACTTTAGTGGCAAACCAGGTTACATTATCATGCGGCAATGCCAGCCCAAGGATCATCCCGGGTAAGCCGGTAAATGATTCGGGACCACCAGAAACGGGTATTTTT of Mucilaginibacter xinganensis contains these proteins:
- a CDS encoding PfkB family carbohydrate kinase, whose amino-acid sequence is MSLLVIGTVAFDAIETPFGKTDKIVGGAATFASLAASYFYNKTKIVAVVGDDFPQSFIKDFNNHHIDTEGLQIKAGEKSFFWSGKYHNDMNTRDTLITELNVLADFDPIIPENYQDCEYLMLGNLTPQVQQTVINRLKNRPKMIVMDTMNFWMDIALDDLLATIKMVDLLTINDAEARQLSGEYSLVKAANKILTMGPKYLIIKKGEHGALLFGEGKIFAAPALPLAEVFDPTGAGDTFAGGFIGYMAKIGTVNFNNMKNAIIFGSALASFCVEKFGTEKIVNLSQEEIAARVQEFVSLSKFEIA
- a CDS encoding hybrid sensor histidine kinase/response regulator, encoding MPSVNANAKRYKPVKVTGFLLAFVFLIMPRIGYAQNESLKFEHMGSREGLSQINVNCIRQDSRGFMWIGTRNGLNRYDGYKFITFRNNSRDTNSISNNMITDLVEDHNGNIWLATQGGLNMYDRLSGRFKRYLHNDQDSKSLSNNLVNRLAIDKNGILWVATQNGGLDRYNIKQGGFQHHMHIDNDSTSISDNNARTIYIDSQDNLWVGTAVGGLNLYNRKNNTFSKLLGINPLNGIAAKNITCIFEDKQKHLWIGTQEDGLYVYDREKNAFKHYLHSDASPGTISSNAIYSLNNDENGNLWIGTENGGLCILNRETGKINTYLHDEIDNNSIIGNSIYGICKDASGNMWVGAFAGGINLFKKSTSNFKLYRHNSSPHSLSNNYVLDISEDRNKNIWIGTDGGGLNQFNPITGTFKNYKKPAAGKNGITGNYVLVSRQHKDGKIWIGTWGDGASVFDSKIGTFKNFKKDPARPQGIGGNNVYYMLHTRDGNTWLSLFNDGLDFYDHATGIFKHYKYNINNKNGPSSDRIYSLFEDKAGNLWIGTSDAGLELLDRKNDTFTHFKHDETRNSISNNGVTEIFEDSKNRLWLGTLSGLDLFNPKSGRFTIFTKKDGLPSDIIYAIREDTDGILWISTNGGITRFNTAEKSFTNYNTEDGIQDDEFKPHSALKADDGKLYFGGVNGFNVFFPQNIKKSAGFAPLVITGFQVFNKPVTVAQNSKDPSPLKQNITDTRSLELSYKQSVFSFEFASLDYSSTDRKQYAYKLEGFDDDWNFVGSKNTASYTNLPAGTYHVKLKYKNSDGVWSQITSPLEITIVPPFWLTWWFEILGSVLIIAAIYGLFKYRVRLIKKQKGVLEQQVKDRTESLAQLTISERKSREAAEKAKEEAEAAKEEAENANKAKSVFLATMSHEIRTPMNGVIGMATLLSNTQLTAEQQDYTETIKSSGDALLKVINDILDFTKIETGHMELEEHDFDLRECVESVLDIFSGKVAALNLDLVYQIAPNIPARIISDSLRLGQVLINLVGNAVKFTTRGEIFIDVKALKSNEKELVLEFTIRDTGIGIPKDKLSRLFKAFSQIDSSTTRKYGGTGLGLVISEKLVKLMGGAINVTSKTGLGTVFSFTINARPGNRTERTYVNLNLEDLKSKTILIVDDNATNRSILEIQLKQWQFTPLVAESGGEALNILNSGKTFDLVISDMNMPGMNGVELAKKIRSVKPAMRLILLSSIGNEQIRNDAGLFNVILTKPVKHHALYKHIIEQLKDITTAPHEMQPVSSQLSKEMAERHPMDILIAEDNFVNQKVILHILQKMGYNPDVAKNGHEVLDAVSKHNYDLILMDIQMPEMDGLEATGFIRQHLIDQPVIIAMTANAMTEDREACLKAGMNDYLSKPMKLGEIITMIEKWSGKKRKA
- a CDS encoding ComEC/Rec2 family competence protein; this encodes MKTQILTIGRHPEILQTVVRLINNNPEWNATGVCTDDEAVLAFSTQEFNLVLLGGGIEEESEQRLCDAFKALKPQILIVQHYGGGSGLLTAELYQAMGKR
- a CDS encoding pirin family protein — translated: MAHTVLHKAETRGHANHGWLNSYHSFSFSGYYNPERMNFGALRVLNDDTVDGGMGFGKHPHDNMEIISIPLEGDLEHKDSMNNVAVIKNGDIQAMSAGTGIYHSEYNKDGEQRVKFLQIWVYPNKKNVEPRYDQITLNLEDRHNKLQQILSPDANDAGVWIHQNAWFHLGKFDKGISSEYTIKGEGNGVYVFVLNGGLKINDQLLNTRDGFGIWNTDKFNITAETDTEFLLMEVPMEF
- a CDS encoding Crp/Fnr family transcriptional regulator; the encoded protein is MFDLLLKNIDKYIHLDDTEKEKFISLLRPKNIKRKQFILNEGEICKNSVFVTNGCLRGFTVDKNGVEHVLSFAPADWWMADMYSLISQKPGILNIEALEDTEAIVLSKINQEKLYHEVPKFERFFRILTENSLVANQQRIVDNMSLTAEERYSIFCKRYPTLIDHLPQKQIASYIGVTPEFFSRMRSALLRKP
- a CDS encoding YdeI/OmpD-associated family protein produces the protein MLKKGEHIEGTPAELELLLVADKKAKVFFEALSKSYKQGYCDWVGSAKQEDTRKVRAAKALIMLQNEQKTLKT